In Silene latifolia isolate original U9 population chromosome 3, ASM4854445v1, whole genome shotgun sequence, a single window of DNA contains:
- the LOC141649115 gene encoding protein FAR1-RELATED SEQUENCE 5-like codes for MGQQQPQCVITDQCPEIKKACPNVFNHSLHKYCMWYIMQKMPEKVGRAICNDTEFMTDINAFVWDVDLEPHEFEQNRRSVIEAHGMESNRWLKYVFAIRQKWIPAYFRDLPLGCLLRTTQRSESSNSYFKRFESHFGTLVEFWMRYNSAIEQQRHTQRRMDNANEHSMLEKVGPMKVRDKRVNSKVAAKFSLLLFCY; via the exons ATGGGACAGCAGCAACCTCAATGTGTAATTACAGACCAGTGCCCGGAAATTAAAAAAGCCTGCCCAAATGTCTTCAACCATTCTCTCCACAAGTATTGCATGTGGTATATCATGCAGAAAATGCCTGAGAAAGTGGGAAGGGCAATCTGCAATGATACGGAATTTATGACCGACATAAATGCCTTTGTGTGGGATGTCGACCTTGAGCCACACGAATTTGAACAGAATCGAAGATCTGTTATTGAAGCCCATGGTATGGAAAGCAACCGGTGGTTGAAGTATGTCTTTGCAATCAGACAAAAGTGGATACCGGCATACTTTCGGGATCTGCCTCTAGGTTGTTTGTTGCGAACAACCCAGAGATCCGAAAGTTCAAACAGCTATTTCAAGCGGTTTGAAAGCCATTTTGGAACCCTCGTCGAGTTTTGGATGAGGTACAATTCCGCAATAGAGCAGCAAAGGCATACACAAAGGAGGATGGATAATGCCAATGAGCATAGTATGCTCGAGAAAGTAGGGCCGATGAAG gtacgcgataaACGTGTCAACAGCAAAGTAGCTGCTAAATTTAgtctactgctattctgctattaa